Within the Glycine max cultivar Williams 82 chromosome 12, Glycine_max_v4.0, whole genome shotgun sequence genome, the region ATTGTCCTCTTTATTTGATGGAAATTATAAACTTTCATTGTAAGATTTTTCTCAAAAGCGTATGCTGGTGATATAAAACAAAGGTCAAAGTAACAACTACATTTTGTTCTTACACGATACTCATGCTGAATTTCTTCTCAAGCTGGCTTTCAACTCTTGTTAGATATGTCACCAATTCCTTCAATTCTGTTGTATTATTTTTCCATTTCAACACTGAATCCGATCTTACACTTTCAATCTCCCACAATGTTTGTCCAATTGCTAAGCACCGCATTATGATCATTTGGACCGTGCGAAAATTTCAACATGATATTACTATATTAGAGCCTAATGcaactaaaaaaatgtaattttgagaCTCGAGATACACAAGCTCAGACAAACCACTGGATAAATGAatctttttatttccatttttattgTAAACTTTTCTTTCAAACTCGATTTTTGTTTTTACCAATAATATGTTGAAGGTTGAGCATCCCACTCGTTCTTTAAAGTAATGATAATTCGCTTAAGTACGTTGTTCAAGCTAATCGTAAAATCAAAAGAAAtgaataaatacaaatttaacatatataagaAGGCGGAACAGCGGTTTTAAGAAAGTATAGAaggagtaaaaaaaatcaatctaaaACCTTTTAATATCAGCTAATAGTGCAAAAGTTGAATATAAATGGGATATAGAGTTTGTCTTATATCCCATATTATGACTCTCTCTTATCCTCTTCCCTAGCAACGACCCCACCAAAGGATAATTTTACCAAACCCACAGAATGAATCATGTTCCAATATTTGCCTGCCAAGTTGGTAGAAGAGGAAGAATGTCAAGAAATGACAATTTTTGTCTCAAGTGGCTTTGAAAAGAGTAATGGTACTCATCCATCCTATTTTTGGATACATGGAAgagaaactaattttaaaaaaatagaaagagaaaattataGATATAACATGTGATGTGATGGTAAAGATAaacaaagataaagaaaaaatttgggtgaagacaataaaaaaaataaataagatgggtgaatatcatttttttttaaaatgtgatatttaATACTCGGCTCTcctaaaatgaatatatattttgaaaaatcgagtataattataattattgatttaaaaTGAGTAAACACTcaacttgtgataaaaattcatgtgcatataaattataagttattaaaataCCACAAAGAATTTTGAAATCTATGGTTAtaactacattttttttgtttaatctaCAGATTATATATTCCaaaccagaaaaaaaaactaagtgaTTGAATACAAGTTAGTAATGTATGAAAGTTAAGGTTGAATTGTTAAAGTAGTATTCGAGTTTGATCATTGATGGAAATAATTATTCGTTAGATTATACTTATCTTTTGGTCAGATTTTGGATTAGTCAACAAAATTTCCCTTCATGAACttgagggtgaaaaaaaatattattaaggatgacaattttttttctactaaaATTGAAGGCAATTGTATTCTTAAAGTTAGAACTCTAAATCACTAATTTAGTTAACAAAATCTTATATCACAATACATTTAGTGTTTCCTTTATCCTAAAAAATGcattctttttttaaactaaatctCTAAGAGAATCTGATATAACAAACTAGTCATTTATTTACTTTCTGAGTCCAAACTAATGCTTTGGGTTCCTTAGTGACTCATTGGCATTATATATGAGTATCAACCCACGATTTCTAGGCTTGAACCTAACAttctttaattgaaaaaattcttGAGACATAGAGATCATTAAAGTGATTTTTGTCTCTTCCAACAAAGTATTTTTCATATGCATGATCAGGGATCAAACCCCTGACAGATGCTTAAGGAACTTCAGCCATCATAAGGGGTTGTTATTGACTCCAACCACATTACTTTTGGCCCCTACCAACATTCTCAAATTCCAAAGATACCTTTACCCACAATGCACGACAAAAACACATTTTCACTACATTAGTGGGTGTAATAAACATTGTACAACGAGATCACAATTTCGTTGGATAATGTATAACAGAATCGTGATTTCATTATACTCTTTTTCACACCCCACTAGTTAAGCAAAAGTATGTTTCTGTTGTGTAGTTGAGTGTGTGAAAAAAGTATACAACCAAACCACGTTTCTATTTTGTTAGTGGGGGTCATTTAAAAAAGTACaataaaaatgtgattttgttgtatattttttttctataaaaaaaataacagaaatatGACTCTGCTACATAAATAGTTACATAACATAATGACAATTTTATTGTGTAACAATTTCTAtaatacaacaaaatcataatttcattgTAAGACGAATTTGCaacacaataaaattataattctgtTATGTAACAATTTATGTAACACAATGGAATTTATGATAGGagaaaaaacaattttgaaGGGACCAATAACAATTCCCATACTATGCAAGTACAATGACGTGGCCCAAATCAAACTAATCAAATTTGGGCCATCATGAGGTTTCTCGCTCTAAAATTTTCTCGGCCCAGTTGTCAGTTGtcgaaaacaaaaaagaaaataaaatagtgttagCTGTGTGGGGTTCGAACCGACGCTCACATATGTGCAGAAGATCCTAAGTTTTCCCCCTTAATCTCTCGGGCAAACCAGCTACTTGTGATGTTGGAAagatttctaaatttttttatttgtccaaTTTTCTATCAAGACAAGAGTTATTTGAACATTTGTTTTACAAACAATTTTCAACGTTCTAAACCTTctgcttaaataaaaaaaaaaacattctaaatCTTCATCATATAACCATatgctatttattttaaaagttatatatttttaacttcgTACCAATAATCTCCaagtttttttatcatgttcCTCAGTGCATTGCTCAACTGATTATTAATGAAATTCCGAATTTACTTTTGTcaaaagttttatatttaatcAGCCATTAATTAGAATGTTATCATTTTCTCGTAACCTCtatttcttacattttttttttgcttcggTAACCTCTATTTCTTACATGTTTcttacatctattttttttatatttattttcgttttcttgttacattttttatggtatatattttcactctctttttctcatctttcactatgattgaatgattttaataaattttattagatcATAAATAGATTAGTAGATTATTTTTAATCCACCCATTTCAGTCCTAACTCCTAAGTATTAACCATTCCTTCCATGCacattatttttcccttttgtgCAGAGCTCTAACTATTCCTCCgttgcatatttatttttgccTGTGTTATTCCTATCGATTTGTTCACACGTGAATAATGTTGCTGATGCCAACGTGAAGGTAAAGAAGAGGCCTTCTTTTGTTGGCATATGCATCCCTTGGCCTTCCTTTTATATTgttgaataataaaaagtagCGTTTCAAACTAAGGGAGAAAATATGTCAGcttaacaattttaatatcaaTAGTTGTTTGATTTTAGAGATTCCATTCTTCTACTTggtatttatttcaaaatttctcaCCAGTTCAAGAAACTTGTAATGAAGAAAATGCATGCGATAAATTAGTTTGTAACAGCAAACAAAGCAGCTTCTTCTAATCTCAGTCATGTACATTGTCAGCTCGTTATCTTGAAATTTAGTGCATCATTTATTTCTTCATACAAAACAGAAATGACTGATAATTAAGtggtttttttttactcataatGCTCAAGGCTGTACCATCTGAAGGGTAAAATTTATACTTCCAAAGCCATATCTGATCATCGagaattcaacaaaatattttgtttaaaagtCTCTTGTTTTAGTGCTTGCATTTGCAGATTTCGGGACTAGAGGTTTGTGCTCCGTTAGGAGGTATATATGGTGAAAAAAGGAAACGTGTTACAACAGGTAAAATTAACCCAATTTTCTTGAAGTGTAAATCACCtgaaaattgattatatttacTTATGAAGCGCATTTCATTGTCTACCACACCTTCAAGGATCCTAAAGTCTCCATGACTTTTATGGAAGTGGGTGTTTAGGTATTCCTCTGCTACAATGTCATTGAAGGGTAAAATTTAGAAGATAGATGCAAACATGAAACTGCTTTGTTTCAGTTCTTCAAATAATCAGCCACTAAAAATAGCATCACGGAGAAAATAGCTCTAAATCTCTGGAAAGAGATCAAGTTTTCATCACGGAGAAAATAGCTCTAAATCTCTGGAAAGAGATCAAGTTTTCAAGATATGGACGTCTCTATCAACGGACtaaaatgtcaaaaaaaaaaaaaaagaagagtaaaatgaaataaacttaaTATCCAGAAAAGTTCTTCAACATTTCAGTAGCTTTACACATTAACATTCAAGGGGGAATGTTAAAGAATATTCGAAGAGATATCGATAGATTTCAATTACAGTGCAGGTGAGAATAGAagactataatttttaaaaatattaaaaatcaaggCAACTTTTAACATGACAATATAATTGAAAGTATCTATTTATTTAGCTTAtcggaaaaaatatataacaacgATTACGTAAAAGTGTGGCAcatactttaatttatttatttttgaaaaatactatAACACAATTTTCCTTTTAGAGTCATACTTACCATTTACTCGTAGCAATAGACAACATCATCGGCCAGATTTGAAAGAGTTGTAATGCCGCAATAGACAAAGCAAAGCACCAAACATCAACACAATTTTCTAAGCATTGAATGATTAACAAGATATAAATGCAGCAGTTCCAATATATAGGGACTCATAaacatcaaaacaaaatttcaaagcTTCGTTTACTAGCCTAAGAGTGAGGATAAAATTTCCAACGTTCTGAACCTACTCACTGTAATACAGGGGAAAATTACTACATGGCAGCATCACTATTCACTGACCACCATGCTTAGCCTTCTTATGTTGTTGCAGACCAGCTTCGTTGGTGAAAGACCTAGTAAAACCATAAAATAGTTTATCATAAGTCTGTGTAACTTAATAAAACTATTCTTTAAGGTTTGCTTAAATCACTTTTGCTACTGTTtgcaaaaatataatcatactTTTTACAACTTGCACAAGATAGTTGTCCAGCAGAATTGGGAGTCTGGCCTTTTGTACTGTTGGGAGTTTTCCCACCCTTTTTCGAAGGATGAGGAGTAGCTACATGTACACTTTTCTTACCATctacaaacaaattttaatcaaaatattacCACTGCACAATTGaaagataaacataaaaatgcattaaacaaaaacaattaatatgcATTTACAAGTGTCACTCAAACACACAGCATGACAAGTAAAGAGtaaaatgtataatttgttGGGGAATTCGGGAGAGTAAACACTGGGGAGATTTACACTAATGAATCATGAGCAATCACATAAGAGAATttgacaccacactttaaccCAAAATTTTAAAGCTCAGATTTATGGATCTTTTTCTCACTTATATGATACTCAACTTTTTCACTTTTGCCCAATGTGGGACTTCATCTCATACTTGTAATCCAACCATCTccccctcaagtgtgagtctcttccacatgATAGTCTCTCCCTCGAGCGGGAGTAATGCCGCCAGGAAGACTTTCGATACAAGGGATCCCCAAGACCAAGATCCATTGCTATCATTTTACTCGTCTGAACCAGTTACCAGTCGAACCATCGACTCTAATACCAGTTGTTGGGGTATTCGAGGGGAGTAAACATCGGGAAGatttacaccaatgagcaccacactttaacccaaaaccttaaggctcggGTTTATGAGTCTTCTCCTCACTTTTATGGTGCTCAACTTTTTCACTTTTGTCCGATGTGaaacttcacctcacacttgtaacccaacaTAATTTGTTATGCCTAATACAAACTCAATTCAAATACATTCAGTAACACCCTAGTCTATGAACAAGGAAAAACTTGGGAAGACTgacatgaataaaaataaatatatgaacgATACACTCACCAGTCTTTTCAGGAGTAGCAGTTTTAGCTTTCTTGGCAGAAATAGGAGTTTTTGCTGCAGATTCATTGGGTCTCTTCTTGCCCTGATCCACCTTCACAAAATAAAGTTGCATATAAGAGCTGGTGAAGTTTGCTCACCACTCATCAATCATAATTGAAGACATTACCTATGTGACCAAACATAACAATACATAATACCACCGCAATTTCATTACCTTCTTAGCAGGGGTCTCTTCATCATCTCCATCACTCTCCTCTTCACTATTGCTATCATCATCCATCTACAGTGATCAATGATGGAAAATTACCTCAACAGAAACCTCACACCAGCAAGAAAAATCAAGGGATTCTTTGCATAAAAGACAAAAGCAATGTTTTTACTTAAACCAAGAACACACTTGCATAAACATTAAAGTGCTACAAAGAAATATTTTGAAGtatcttattttcttatattgtgCACATTAGTTTACAGAAAATGCATCTTGACATCTCACATATAGAGCAGATTATATAAAACTGTAATTTAAACCGTGAGTGACTAAAATACCTCATCGGAACTTCCAGATTCATCTTCACCAGCAAGATCATCATCCGATTCATCATCGGAATCATCATCCTCGTCTTTCTTAGGATCAGCAGCTTTTGCTGGTGCACCAATCTTGGGAATAGATTTAGAAGGTTTGGTAACCTTCGCACCTTCAGCTTTTAATTCAGGTTTTcctgaaaaaatataattattagttaTCTGCATGTAACATGCACATCTAACAATGTCTTTCACATCATGCGGAAGCGTCTACCATTATCTTGTCCCTCCAATGCAAgttcctcgtcctcttcactACTATCTGTCAAAATCATAGATAATAAAACATCCTTTGAGTAACCAAATCAAGtcaatcaactaaaaaaatagtaagttCAAAAGAAACATTGATCCTCACCAGAAAAGTCAGAAGCATTGTCATTGCCACTAGTGCCACA harbors:
- the HD2A gene encoding histone deacetylase HDT1 — translated: MDAPMEFWGVEVKVGQTVTVDPMDPVDSYIHISQVALGEAKKDKPNEPVVLYLKVGEQKIVLGTLSRDGIPHLSLDLVLDSDSELSHTSKSASVFFCGYKVLTGNDNASDFSDSSEEDEELALEGQDNGKPELKAEGAKVTKPSKSIPKIGAPAKAADPKKDEDDDSDDESDDDLAGEDESGSSDEMDDDSNSEEESDGDDEETPAKKVDQGKKRPNESAAKTPISAKKAKTATPEKTDGKKSVHVATPHPSKKGGKTPNSTKGQTPNSAGQLSCASCKKSFTNEAGLQQHKKAKHGGQ